ACATGCCCGACGACGGTATCGGCAATATCCGCATAACTCAGGCAGTCTTGAACATCATCACTCTTTGCCGCCTGGCGGTTATCCCACGCCATTTCGATATCGAACATCAACTGCTGTTCAATGGTCTGTTCCCAGTCGTAAACACCAATGGTGGTGATCACAGAAAGCTGTTCGATAAATACAATGTCCATTTTTCTCCGCCTGCTTATTTGCGCCTGGACTACTGCCGCCAGGCCGCTAATTGAGTGGTTATCTTTCAGAATTTGCACTAAACCCGGATACCACTTTGCAAAATTTATGCGTATTATCCATGGATGCAGAGAATAAAACGACATTTTCAAAACGGAACAGCGTTATGAGTGCAATCGCGCCTGGGATGATCTTCCTTGCGTAC
This Kosakonia cowanii JCM 10956 = DSM 18146 DNA region includes the following protein-coding sequences:
- the folB gene encoding bifunctional dihydroneopterin aldolase/7,8-dihydroneopterin epimerase — translated: MDIVFIEQLSVITTIGVYDWEQTIEQQLMFDIEMAWDNRQAAKSDDVQDCLSYADIADTVVGHVEGARFALVERVAEEVADLLLARFNSPWVRIKLSKPGAVARAKNVGVIIERGLNPKKSF